One stretch of bacterium DNA includes these proteins:
- a CDS encoding acyl carrier protein produces the protein MDKQSVIKQVNHILIEDFELEPNSIKPEANLRDELGLDSLDGVDLVVALEKTFQVKIDEIEAREIDTVEKIYAQIIKKTQN, from the coding sequence ATGGATAAGCAGTCAGTTATTAAGCAGGTCAATCATATTTTGATTGAAGATTTTGAGCTTGAGCCGAATTCGATTAAACCGGAAGCGAATCTGCGTGATGAATTGGGTCTGGACAGTCTTGATGGGGTTGACCTGGTGGTGGCACTGGAGAAAACGTTTCAAGTTAAGATTGATGAGATTGAAGCCAGAGAGATCGATACGGTAGAAAAAATCTACGCTCAAATTATTAAAAAAACTCAGAACTAA
- a CDS encoding radical SAM protein, translating into MYTKWMSDFSNDEIMAVAKKPGALLTLELELTRACNLVCKYCYASSGQSLSGELTYAELIKVVAEAEELGARRIVILGGGEPLIYPQLRTLIAHIRNTGLGVDLFTNGTLLNRDWAEFLFSMQVAVNVKYNSFAPATQDYLAGRPGTYAAIQEALSHLHQAGYPDKEHPLGIETIICAQNVDEIPEIWQWARNHQYIPYIEMMTPQGRLRDFPNLNVPLERVQQVFLEVQKMDKEQFGHEWPITPALLGETCQRHLYSCTVDSLGNISPCPGVDIKVGNVREQSLGTILKNSPVISDLRNIRETIKGECKTCEHHAICYGCRGAAYQLTGDYLATDSLCWKVTNKVGDLNT; encoded by the coding sequence ATGTATACCAAGTGGATGTCGGATTTTTCTAATGATGAAATTATGGCGGTTGCCAAAAAACCCGGTGCGTTGCTGACACTTGAACTCGAATTGACGCGAGCTTGTAATCTGGTTTGCAAGTACTGTTATGCCAGTTCAGGTCAATCGCTAAGCGGCGAATTGACCTATGCGGAATTGATCAAAGTGGTGGCTGAGGCGGAGGAACTGGGTGCGCGCCGGATTGTTATACTGGGCGGCGGGGAACCGCTGATCTATCCGCAGCTGCGTACGTTGATTGCCCATATCCGCAATACCGGGTTGGGTGTTGACCTTTTTACCAACGGGACACTACTGAATCGCGATTGGGCTGAGTTTCTTTTTTCCATGCAGGTTGCGGTCAATGTCAAATATAACAGCTTTGCACCAGCAACCCAGGATTATCTAGCCGGCCGGCCCGGCACCTATGCCGCGATTCAAGAAGCACTTTCCCATCTGCATCAGGCAGGGTATCCGGATAAGGAGCATCCGCTGGGAATTGAGACGATTATTTGTGCACAGAATGTAGATGAAATTCCTGAAATTTGGCAATGGGCCAGAAACCATCAGTATATTCCTTATATCGAAATGATGACACCTCAGGGCCGGCTAAGAGATTTTCCTAATCTCAATGTGCCATTGGAAAGAGTCCAACAGGTTTTCTTGGAAGTTCAAAAAATGGATAAAGAGCAGTTCGGGCATGAGTGGCCGATCACACCGGCTTTGCTGGGTGAGACCTGTCAGCGTCATCTGTATTCCTGCACGGTTGATTCTTTGGGTAATATCAGCCCCTGCCCGGGCGTGGATATCAAGGTGGGTAATGTCCGGGAGCAGTCTTTGGGCACCATCTTGAAAAACAGCCCGGTAATCAGCGATTTACGCAATATTCGCGAGACCATCAAGGGTGAATGCAAAACCTGTGAACATCATGCCATCTGTTATGGCTGCCGTGGTGCAGCGTATCAGTTGACTGGGGATTATCTGGCCACCGATTCGCTGTGTTGGAAAGTCACCAACAAAGTTGGAGACTTAAATACTTAA